In Leptospira yasudae, the following are encoded in one genomic region:
- a CDS encoding polymorphic toxin-type HINT domain-containing protein encodes ANIYLNNLAGNAFGEFAYVDSNGNLVFQQCFVAGTLVHTKTGLKKIETIQIGDEVLTKDEETGEMFYKPVTETMNHDGDALYEISLGTGETIVSTWNHPYFTSKSGWVKAKDLLPGDQLIGTKGEYISVSDTRELSQSERVYNFEVEETHSYFVGEKGVWVHNYQADTIPRLVDIMKSIPGLKDIATSIETKINDLKSKIAGLDPVADKAKIAQYTKELSAQERQMVQSFINSAYSSRDPQTGQFTGPYAKYNSNVVTKGPESGQFPIRTSMDGVHTSTSAITEAIGKVKTILTYNKPTGMTDAQLREVVDRTYKGYDFDPAGKTPEQIRAMADEITKPLYGKQSGGEGTIVQLATVINTLRTEYSKETFKPIVSLEGESQKQFEGVRDWIFSDKSPQELAEKIGSATCRIYTNWQQAVLSGKTKMSFGEFYTQKLLTGDVTMGTDTKAPVWDKGHMAGYTKSWGVDGGGFDYSGFNAQAGSENFTNFTSPIPVDKLEAKLNTFEVGAVIQVYDDTNGLPGPNHYCLWMKTAAGWVNLNHTNGSSGGADRNAVIDFHPKPGPEQMNQLPKVFKIYYNE; translated from the coding sequence GCAAATATTTATCTAAACAACCTGGCTGGTAACGCGTTTGGTGAATTTGCGTATGTGGATTCGAATGGGAATTTGGTCTTCCAGCAGTGTTTTGTTGCGGGGACGTTGGTTCATACGAAGACGGGACTCAAGAAGATCGAGACGATTCAGATTGGGGACGAGGTTCTTACAAAGGACGAAGAGACCGGTGAAATGTTCTACAAACCTGTAACGGAGACGATGAACCATGACGGAGACGCATTGTATGAAATCAGCCTTGGAACGGGAGAAACGATCGTTAGCACTTGGAATCACCCTTACTTTACGTCGAAATCGGGTTGGGTGAAGGCGAAAGATCTTTTACCTGGAGATCAGTTGATCGGAACGAAGGGAGAGTATATCAGCGTATCGGATACAAGAGAGCTTTCTCAGTCAGAACGAGTTTACAACTTCGAAGTGGAAGAGACTCACAGTTACTTTGTGGGAGAGAAGGGTGTTTGGGTTCACAACTATCAAGCAGATACGATTCCAAGATTAGTGGATATAATGAAATCGATTCCCGGCTTGAAAGACATAGCAACGTCGATTGAGACAAAAATCAACGATCTCAAATCGAAGATTGCAGGCTTGGATCCGGTTGCTGACAAGGCAAAGATTGCGCAATACACGAAGGAATTATCCGCACAGGAAAGACAAATGGTGCAAAGCTTTATTAACAGCGCTTACTCTTCCCGTGATCCACAGACAGGTCAATTTACGGGACCGTATGCGAAATACAATTCGAACGTGGTTACAAAAGGACCGGAGTCGGGTCAATTTCCAATTAGAACTTCAATGGATGGCGTTCATACGTCTACTTCAGCGATCACTGAAGCGATTGGGAAGGTAAAAACTATATTAACGTATAACAAACCAACGGGGATGACTGACGCTCAACTCAGAGAAGTTGTAGACCGGACTTACAAAGGTTACGATTTCGATCCAGCCGGAAAGACTCCAGAGCAAATCAGAGCGATGGCGGATGAGATTACAAAACCGTTATATGGAAAGCAGTCTGGGGGAGAGGGGACAATCGTGCAGTTGGCAACCGTCATCAATACATTGCGAACAGAATACAGTAAGGAAACATTCAAGCCCATAGTGAGTTTAGAAGGAGAATCCCAGAAACAGTTTGAGGGGGTTCGTGATTGGATTTTTAGCGACAAATCACCGCAAGAGTTAGCCGAGAAAATCGGTTCTGCAACTTGCCGAATTTATACGAATTGGCAACAAGCAGTTTTGAGTGGAAAGACGAAGATGAGTTTCGGAGAATTCTATACCCAAAAGTTACTTACGGGAGACGTTACAATGGGAACAGATACGAAGGCGCCTGTATGGGACAAGGGTCACATGGCAGGTTATACGAAATCTTGGGGAGTGGACGGAGGCGGTTTTGATTACAGCGGTTTTAACGCTCAAGCAGGCAGTGAGAATTTTACAAACTTTACCAGTCCGATTCCAGTGGACAAGTTAGAGGCTAAATTAAATACTTTTGAAGTAGGCGCGGTAATTCAGGTATATGATGATACAAACGGACTTCCAGGACCAAATCATTATTGTCTTTGGATGAAGACAGCGGCGGGTTGGGTGAATTTGAATCATACAAACGGATCGTCAGGTGGGGCTGATCGTAACGCGGTAATTGACTTTCATCCTAAGCCAGGTCCAGAGCAAATGAATCAATTGCCTAAAGTGTTTA